In Nocardia asteroides, a single genomic region encodes these proteins:
- a CDS encoding ABC transporter permease, whose amino-acid sequence MSPRLTWWTVRRVLTQLRHDRRTIALILVVPSVLLTLLRYVFDGRPDIFDQVGLLLLGIFPFTSMFLITSVAMLRERTTGTLERLLSMPLHKLDLLLGYGIAFALVAMVQAAVAATVAYGFLGLQTQGAIGVVLLIVVATAVLGSSTGLFTSAFARTEFQALQFAPSIIIPQLLLCGLIWPREEMAGPLRAVSDVVPLRYAAEALGEVGTYPLPTTLLWRDLAVVLAFGLVLLALGAVTLRRKAR is encoded by the coding sequence ATGTCACCCCGGCTGACCTGGTGGACCGTGCGGCGGGTACTCACCCAGCTGCGCCACGACCGCCGCACGATCGCGCTGATCCTGGTGGTGCCGAGCGTGCTGCTCACCCTGCTGCGCTACGTCTTCGACGGCCGCCCCGACATCTTCGACCAGGTCGGGCTGCTTCTGCTCGGCATCTTCCCGTTCACCTCCATGTTCCTGATCACCAGCGTCGCCATGCTGCGCGAGCGCACCACCGGCACCCTCGAGCGGCTGCTGAGCATGCCGCTGCACAAGCTGGACCTGCTGCTCGGCTACGGCATCGCCTTCGCCCTCGTGGCCATGGTGCAGGCGGCGGTGGCGGCGACGGTGGCCTACGGGTTCCTCGGGTTGCAGACCCAGGGCGCGATCGGGGTGGTGCTGCTGATCGTGGTCGCCACCGCCGTCCTCGGCTCCTCCACCGGGCTGTTCACCAGCGCCTTCGCCCGCACCGAGTTCCAGGCGCTGCAGTTCGCGCCGTCGATCATCATTCCGCAGCTGCTGCTCTGCGGGCTGATCTGGCCGCGTGAGGAGATGGCGGGCCCGCTGCGCGCGGTGTCGGACGTGGTGCCGCTGCGCTACGCCGCCGAGGCGCTCGGCGAGGTCGGCACCTACCCGCTGCCGACCACCCTGCTCTGGCGCGATCTCGCCGTCGTGCTCGCCTTCGGCCTGGTGCTGCTCGCGCTCGGTGCGGTCACGCTGCGCCGCAAGGCGCGCTGA
- a CDS encoding DUF1702 family protein: MITALGVARHLVPAPSMKDMLFHTRRFPVTAGPLARRYEGVPRAVLEGFEYGADIADPAEIAERLEWIDPLYRSLACEGAVAALAIRDLMSPRKQSRAIEFTRGPGAPHAMLAYIGFGLVLSRLPRPLWRRALPRLEQAEPLLAHLSWLAVDGYGFDLAFFDPERWIVRREPAPRYRWEGRTDYFDRAFDQGIGRAVAFYHAGDYDAAAATVRTFAPERRADLWSGVGTVACYLGGIDRAALLRLLAAAGPHLPDLAIGVVMAAEARQHAGFVPENTELASEVVCGANAATVAALAVQTAQAPPAPEGPPAYEQWRLRIRANFAERVAVAP; encoded by the coding sequence ATGATCACCGCGCTCGGCGTCGCCAGGCACCTGGTGCCCGCGCCGTCGATGAAGGACATGCTCTTCCACACCCGCCGCTTCCCGGTCACCGCGGGCCCGCTGGCCCGGCGGTACGAGGGCGTGCCGCGCGCCGTGCTGGAGGGCTTCGAGTACGGCGCCGACATCGCCGACCCGGCCGAGATCGCGGAGCGGCTGGAGTGGATCGATCCGCTCTACCGCAGCCTCGCCTGCGAGGGAGCGGTCGCCGCGCTCGCCATCCGGGACCTGATGTCGCCCCGCAAGCAGAGCCGCGCGATCGAATTCACCCGCGGCCCCGGGGCGCCGCACGCCATGCTGGCCTATATCGGGTTCGGGCTCGTACTCTCCCGGCTGCCCCGCCCGCTCTGGCGGCGAGCGCTGCCCCGGCTCGAGCAGGCCGAGCCGCTGCTGGCGCACCTGAGCTGGCTCGCGGTCGACGGTTACGGCTTCGACCTCGCCTTCTTCGATCCGGAGCGCTGGATCGTGCGCCGCGAGCCGGCGCCCCGCTACCGCTGGGAGGGCCGCACCGACTACTTCGATCGCGCCTTCGATCAGGGCATCGGCCGGGCCGTCGCCTTCTATCACGCGGGCGACTACGACGCGGCCGCCGCCACGGTGCGCACCTTCGCGCCGGAGCGCAGGGCGGATCTGTGGAGCGGCGTCGGCACGGTCGCCTGCTACCTGGGCGGGATCGACCGCGCCGCGCTGCTGCGGCTCCTCGCCGCCGCGGGCCCGCACCTCCCCGACCTCGCCATCGGCGTGGTGATGGCGGCCGAGGCCAGGCAGCACGCCGGATTCGTCCCGGAGAACACCGAACTGGCGTCCGAGGTGGTCTGCGGCGCGAACGCGGCAACGGTCGCCGCGCTGGCGGTGCAGACCGCGCAGGCGCCACCCGCCCCGGAGGGGCCGCCCGCCTACGAGCAGTGGCGGCTGCGGATCCGCGCGAACTTCGCCGAGCGCGTGGCGGTGGCGCCGTGA